The following coding sequences are from one Capsicum annuum cultivar UCD-10X-F1 chromosome 3, UCD10Xv1.1, whole genome shotgun sequence window:
- the LOC124897147 gene encoding LOW QUALITY PROTEIN: cytochrome P450 736A117-like (The sequence of the model RefSeq protein was modified relative to this genomic sequence to represent the inferred CDS: inserted 2 bases in 1 codon): protein MISLFAFLPFLIFLSFVLLPFFQLSSKKSKKNLPPSPPKLPFIGNFHQLGLQPHHSLQKLSNEHGPMMMLQFGSMPVLIASSAEAASQIMKTQDVGFADKPMSSNPSKLFFGPKDVAFTPYGEYWRNARSICMLQLLNNKRVQSFSKIREEETSLLLKKIKDSINNSQVVDLTELFVSMTNDVLCRVALGRKYCDGEEGKKFKTLLLEFVELLGVFNIGDFMPWLPWVNRFNGLNVKVEKVAAEFSAFLEGVIEEHRETKIDDEEEESADFVDILLQVQKENKSGFKVEMDSIKAIIMDMFSAGTDTTSTLLEWTMNELLRNPKXLRKLRDEVRQVTEGKSDVTEDDLEHVPYLAAVIKESLRLHSPVPLLPREAIKDTKVLGYDVAAGTQVIVCPWAISRDPNIWENPEEFQPERFLDSSVDYKGLDFGLIPFGAGRRGCPGITFAKVMNELALARMLFHFEFSLPNGTIPEDLDVDEALGITVRRKFPLLVVASPRI, encoded by the exons ATGATATCATTATTTGCGTTTCTTCCCTTCTTAATTTTCTTGTCATTTGTTCTACTACCATTTTTCCAGCTTTCTTccaaaaaatccaagaaaaatctTCCTCCATCTCCTCCTAAGCTTCCATTTATCGGAAACTTTCATCAACTGGGCCTACAACCACATCATTCGCTGCAAAAACTATCTAACGAACATGGTCCAATGATGATGCTTCAGTTCGGCAGCATGCCTGTCTTGATCGCATCATCAGCCGAAGCAGCTTCACAGATCATGAAAACCCAAGACGTAGGCTTTGCTGACAAGCCTATGTCGAGTAATCCCAGCAAGCTCTTTTTCGGACCCAAGGACGTGGCTTTCACCCCATACGGTGAGTACTGGAGGAACGCCAGAAGCATTTGCATGCTTCAGCTTTTGAACAATAAAAGAGTCCAATCTTTTAGCAAAATCAGGGAAGAGGAAACTTCTCTTCTTCTAAAAAAGATTAAGGACTCAATCAATAACTCACAGGTTGTTGATTTGACGGAGCTGTTTGTGAGCATGACGAATGACGTGCTTTGTAGAGTGGCATTAGGAAGGAAGTATTGTGACGGGGAAGAAGGGAAAAAGTTTAAGACATTGTTATTAGAGTTTGTTGAATTGTTGGGTGTTTTTAATATTGGTGATTTCATGCCGTGGCTTCCATGGGTGAATCGTTTCAATGGTTTAAATGTCAAAGTGGAGAAAGTGGCTGCAGAGTTTAGCGCATTTTTGGAAGGTGTAATTGAGGAACACAGGGAGACGAAAATAGATGACGAAGAGGAAGAGTCAGCAGACTTTGTGGATATACTGCTCCAAGTTCAGAAAGAAAACAAATCGGGTTTTAAGGTTGAAATGGATTCAATTAAAGCTATTATAATGGATATGTTTTCTGCAGGAACAGATACAACCTCCACTCTTTTAGAATGGACAATGAATGAACTCCTCAGAAATCCAAA ACTGCGAAAATTAAGAGACGAGGTGAGACAAGTCACTGAAGGAAAGTCAGACGTAACAGAGGACGACTTGGAGCACGTGCCTTATTTAGCAGCAGTGATCAAAGAGAGTCTACGGCTTCATTCTCCGGTGCCATTGCTTCCTCGAGAAGCAATAAAGGACACCAAAGTGTTGGGCTACGATGTAGCTGCTGGAACTCAAGTCATTGTCTGTCCCTGGGCCATCTCCAGGGACCCGAACATATGGGAAAATCCTGAGGAGTTTCAACCAGAAAGGTTTTTGGACAGTTCTGTGGATTACAAAGGGCTAGATTTCGGGTTAATTCCATTTGGTGCTGGAAGAAGAGGTTGTCCCGGAATTACATTCGCTAAAGTTATGAATGAGTTGGCATTGGCAAGAATGttgtttcattttgaattttcgTTACCAAATGGAACAATACCTGAAGATTTGGATGTGGATGAAGCACTTGGAATTACAGTTAGGCGAAAGTTTCCTTTGTTAGTTGTTGCATCTCCACgtatttga